Below is a window of Desulfosoma caldarium DNA.
ACGACGATTTTCGGCGTTCTGGGCGTGCTCAACTTTGCTCATGGTTCCCTTTTTATGCTGGGTGCCTACGGGACCATGTCCCTGATGCGATTCTTCCCATCGTTTTGGGCTGGCGTGGTCATCGCTCCCCTGCTGACGGCCCTTTTGGGCATGGGCGTGGAGATAACGCTGCTTCGGCGTGTCTACCTTCGCGACGTCAGTTATCAGCTACTGCTCACCTTTGCCGTGTTATTGGTTTTGGATGACGCGGTGCGCATCCTTTGGGGAGCGGCCTACCATGTGGTGGATCCGCCGGCCTCTCTGGCGGGGACCGTGGGCCTTTTTTCTCATTCCTATCCCATCTACCGACTGTTTCTTATCGTGGTGGGTCCGGTTCTGGGGCTGGGGTTATGGGGTTTTTTTACCCGCACACGGTGGGGAAAGATGATTCGGGCAGCGGCACAAGACCGGCAGATGGCCGAGGGGGTGGGGATTCGCGTGCCGTTGCTGTTCACCTTGGTTTTTGGATTGGGAGCATGGCTCGCGGCTCTGGGAGGAGCTTTGGCTGCCCCTCATCAGAGCGTTGGGCCTGCCATGGGGGAAAGGATCATCATTGAGAGCTTCATCGTCGTCGTGGTGGGAGGGTTGGGAAGTTTTCCCGGAGCATTTGTGGGGGCCATTCTTCTTGGGCTGTTGGATGCTTTTGGAACCCTTTTTGCCGGTCGAGTCCAAATGGCGTTACCTTATGTGGTCTTGGCCTTCGTGCTTCTCGTTAGGCCGCGAGGGCTTCTGGGCAGGGAGGGGTAAACATGGAACGGAGGTTTCTGCTCGGAATGCCTGTTGCCCTCGGACTGGCGCTGCTCCTCTCGCTGTTTCCCCTGATCGTGCCCATCTATTGGGTCATGTTGGCCACCGAGATTCTCATCATGGGCCTCTTTGCCATGAGTTTCAACCTGCTCTTTGGCTACGCGGGATTGCTATCCTTCGGACACGGAGGCTTCTTGGGAGTCGGCGCTTACGTGACCGCTCTTTTTCTGATCCATGGATCATGGTCCCTGTGGTTCATTCTCCTGGCCAGCATCCTTTCGGCGAGTCTTGCCGCTTTCCTCGTGGGCTTCCTGTGTGTTCGCCGGGATGAGATCTTTTTTGCCATGCTATCCCTGGCCCTTGGCATGATGCTTTTTGCCGTGGCGCATAACTGGCGGGAAGTGACAGGAGGCAGTGACGGCTTGCCCGTTTTTGCCGTCCCGCCACTGTCTTTAGGACTCTGGAAGCTTTCCCTGTTTGCCCCGTCGTCGATGTATTATTTCACGCTCTTTTGGTTTGCCACGAGTGCCTTGTTCTTGTGGACTGTCGTCCGTTCGCCTTTTGGGCTCATGCTGCAAGCGGTGCGGGAAAACAAGCTGCGACTATCTTTTTCGGGG
It encodes the following:
- a CDS encoding branched-chain amino acid ABC transporter permease, with translation MEAMVVNVLNGLSWGMLLFLISVGLTTIFGVLGVLNFAHGSLFMLGAYGTMSLMRFFPSFWAGVVIAPLLTALLGMGVEITLLRRVYLRDVSYQLLLTFAVLLVLDDAVRILWGAAYHVVDPPASLAGTVGLFSHSYPIYRLFLIVVGPVLGLGLWGFFTRTRWGKMIRAAAQDRQMAEGVGIRVPLLFTLVFGLGAWLAALGGALAAPHQSVGPAMGERIIIESFIVVVVGGLGSFPGAFVGAILLGLLDAFGTLFAGRVQMALPYVVLAFVLLVRPRGLLGREG
- a CDS encoding branched-chain amino acid ABC transporter permease, translating into MERRFLLGMPVALGLALLLSLFPLIVPIYWVMLATEILIMGLFAMSFNLLFGYAGLLSFGHGGFLGVGAYVTALFLIHGSWSLWFILLASILSASLAAFLVGFLCVRRDEIFFAMLSLALGMMLFAVAHNWREVTGGSDGLPVFAVPPLSLGLWKLSLFAPSSMYYFTLFWFATSALFLWTVVRSPFGLMLQAVRENKLRLSFSGTDVRLVRLAAFVIAGGLAGLAGFLLCLFNRMAAPDMLHWSFSARPVLMTILGGAGTFWGPAVGSAIFFILEHWVTAFTENWMIVLGSLLILVVLFFPDGIWGTLSKATGERKEQV